A stretch of Alkalicella caledoniensis DNA encodes these proteins:
- the spoVAD gene encoding stage V sporulation protein AD translates to MVTKISDKKSKKLGKSTYQFENPPTIISSATVTGPKEGVGPYGKYFDKVYGDTIIGEKSFEKAEAKMMEDAVNLAMQKGDVTEKDIDVFLAGDLLNQTITSNFNALQLGIPFLGLYGACSTFVESILLASMLIDGNFAKKALIATSSHNSSAERQYRFPTEYGGQRPPYSQHTVTGSGSAVLAYAGIGPKVTHGTIGKVMDMGIKDPWNMGAAMAPAAADTIVNIFNDTNTTPDDYDLLVTGDLGLFGSKINEELIASQGIDISKIYQDCGAEIFDSTQDTHSGGSGCACCTVMSLGYFLKQDKYRKIIVVATGALHSPTTYQQGENIPTIAHGIIIQK, encoded by the coding sequence ATGGTTACAAAAATATCGGATAAGAAATCTAAGAAATTAGGTAAGAGTACATATCAGTTTGAAAACCCACCGACTATTATTTCAAGTGCAACTGTAACTGGCCCAAAGGAGGGAGTAGGCCCCTACGGAAAATACTTTGACAAAGTTTACGGTGACACAATTATAGGTGAAAAGAGTTTTGAAAAAGCAGAAGCCAAAATGATGGAGGATGCTGTAAATTTAGCAATGCAAAAGGGAGATGTTACTGAAAAAGACATCGACGTTTTTCTAGCTGGTGACTTGTTAAATCAAACAATAACCTCAAACTTCAATGCCCTTCAGTTAGGCATACCCTTTTTAGGACTTTATGGAGCGTGCTCAACCTTTGTGGAATCAATCCTATTGGCATCCATGTTAATTGATGGAAATTTTGCCAAAAAAGCTTTAATAGCAACATCTAGTCACAACTCTTCTGCAGAAAGGCAATACCGATTTCCAACTGAATATGGTGGTCAGCGTCCTCCCTACTCACAACACACAGTAACTGGTTCAGGAAGTGCTGTTTTAGCATATGCGGGTATTGGGCCTAAAGTTACCCATGGAACCATAGGTAAAGTAATGGATATGGGCATCAAAGATCCTTGGAACATGGGGGCTGCCATGGCTCCAGCTGCAGCAGATACCATAGTAAACATTTTCAATGATACAAATACGACTCCCGATGATTATGATCTCTTAGTTACAGGAGATCTAGGCCTATTTGGCAGTAAAATAAATGAAGAACTTATTGCCTCACAAGGTATTGATATAAGCAAAATATACCAGGATTGTGGAGCAGAAATATTTGATTCAACTCAAGATACCCATTCTGGAGGAAGTGGTTGTGCATGTTGTACAGTTATGTCCCTAGGCTACTTCTTAAAACAAGATAAGTATAGGAAAATCATAGTAGTGGCAACAGGAGCACTACATAGTCCTACCACATATCAGCAGGGCGAAAATATACCAACAATTGCCCATGGGATCATAATACAGAAATAG
- the spoVAE gene encoding stage V sporulation protein AE, with amino-acid sequence MNIYLAAFLVGGLFCVIGQLLLDLTTLTPAHILSGFVVVGGILGGLGLYPKLIEFAGAGASLPISSFGNALAQGAMAEAKRTGVIGVLTGMFELTSTGITAAIVFAFFFALIFNPKG; translated from the coding sequence GTGAATATATACTTGGCAGCTTTTTTAGTAGGTGGATTATTCTGTGTTATAGGCCAGCTGTTATTAGACCTTACTACACTAACTCCTGCACATATTTTGTCGGGCTTTGTGGTGGTCGGTGGTATTTTAGGGGGTCTTGGTCTTTATCCAAAGCTTATTGAGTTTGCAGGAGCTGGTGCTAGTTTGCCGATTTCGAGTTTTGGCAATGCGTTGGCTCAAGGGGCTATGGCCGAAGCTAAACGGACAGGGGTTATAGGGGTATTAACGGGGATGTTTGAGCTTACAAGTACTGGTATTACAGCAGCCATTGTTTTTGCCTTTTTCTTTGCTTTAATATTTAACCCTAAGGGATAA
- a CDS encoding stage V sporulation protein AE, protein MKKKIIIVTDGDNVAKRAVERATEQLGGRCISASHGNPTKLTGPQIASLIEKSKGDPIVVMVDDRGQAGEGRGERVTEYLVNHTDIEVIGALAVASNSPYVEGITPDVSITNQGNIIDGAVDKDGQPANEELIFGDTVENLELLGVEHVIGIGDIGKMCGKDDLRKGVPITLKALKEILSRNNYN, encoded by the coding sequence ATGAAAAAGAAAATCATCATAGTAACAGATGGGGATAATGTGGCAAAAAGAGCAGTGGAAAGAGCCACAGAACAACTAGGTGGCAGATGTATCTCTGCTTCACACGGCAACCCAACAAAATTAACTGGACCGCAGATTGCAAGCCTTATAGAAAAGTCTAAAGGTGATCCCATAGTAGTAATGGTTGATGATAGAGGGCAGGCAGGGGAAGGTAGGGGTGAAAGGGTTACTGAGTATCTGGTCAATCATACAGATATTGAAGTCATTGGGGCATTAGCTGTAGCTTCTAACAGTCCTTATGTGGAAGGAATCACACCTGATGTTTCTATTACAAATCAAGGGAATATAATAGATGGGGCAGTGGATAAAGATGGGCAACCAGCTAATGAAGAATTGATTTTTGGAGATACCGTGGAAAACTTAGAACTACTTGGTGTTGAGCATGTTATTGGTATTGGAGATATAGGTAAAATGTGTGGGAAAGATGATTTGCGAAAAGGAGTACCTATTACTTTAAAGGCTCTTAAGGAGATATTAAGTCGCAATAATTATAATTAG
- a CDS encoding sigma-70 family RNA polymerase sigma factor, with protein sequence MWESIRDKITQYPPLSHEEEIELFLQISQGDLKARERFLNHNLRLVAKLVERYKGVYDEEDLFQIGSIGLLKAIDGFDHQHGTKFSTYAVPKILGEIKMYFRDNNPVKLSRQQVTISRLVKDSQEHLTAELGRTPKISEIASKLNVSIEEVVMAMESSRSMTSLEQPMGDDSELTLKDLIADLKFDEYVDNKLLLKEIFSKLDAVEKKIIILRYFQEKSQQQIADLLSINQVQVSRLERKIIEKLKQAYNKV encoded by the coding sequence ATGTGGGAGAGTATAAGGGATAAAATTACTCAGTATCCTCCATTAAGCCATGAAGAGGAAATAGAACTGTTTTTGCAAATAAGCCAGGGGGATTTAAAGGCTAGAGAAAGATTTCTGAATCATAACCTAAGATTAGTTGCAAAACTGGTAGAAAGATATAAAGGCGTCTATGACGAAGAAGATCTTTTTCAGATAGGTTCAATAGGATTATTAAAGGCAATAGATGGATTTGATCACCAGCATGGTACAAAATTTTCAACATACGCAGTTCCTAAAATTCTAGGAGAAATAAAAATGTATTTCAGAGATAACAACCCTGTTAAATTAAGTAGGCAGCAGGTTACTATATCCAGACTTGTTAAGGACTCTCAAGAACACCTGACAGCAGAGTTAGGAAGGACTCCAAAAATCAGTGAAATAGCAAGCAAATTAAATGTCAGTATTGAAGAAGTTGTAATGGCTATGGAGTCTTCTAGGAGTATGACATCCTTAGAGCAACCCATGGGGGATGATAGTGAACTAACTTTAAAAGACCTTATAGCTGACCTTAAATTTGATGAGTATGTAGATAATAAACTTTTATTAAAAGAGATTTTTTCAAAGCTAGATGCTGTTGAGAAAAAAATTATTATTTTGAGATATTTTCAGGAGAAATCTCAACAGCAAATAGCGGATTTGCTATCAATAAATCAAGTACAAGTTTCACGTTTAGAACGAAAAATAATAGAAAAATTAAAACAGGCCTATAATAAGGTATAA
- a CDS encoding dodecin family protein, with the protein MSVVKVIELVGDSNQSWEDAASKAISRAQDSVDGITGVEIKRMTAVVQDGKIVEYKTNLDVAFEVK; encoded by the coding sequence ATGTCAGTTGTGAAAGTTATTGAATTAGTAGGCGACTCTAACCAATCTTGGGAAGATGCTGCAAGTAAAGCCATATCGAGAGCACAAGATAGTGTAGATGGAATTACAGGTGTTGAAATAAAGAGAATGACTGCAGTTGTCCAAGACGGGAAAATTGTAGAATACAAAACAAATCTAGACGTGGCTTTCGAAGTGAAATAA
- a CDS encoding stage V sporulation protein AA: MLVYLKFKEKVIIYEGHDLLLRDIADIVVAEAEVNNQLQQFKLGLLDTKNKGTQKLFSIDIIQRILENFPDLNLDLIGKDEINIEIITQNYSNRCLVIVFTLVLAFSLILIVTTPFQRYIYYTGLALGLIIFFYSIGKDIKRAEYDIIASEEFESCYQLEERSAQKDK, translated from the coding sequence GTGCTAGTATATCTAAAGTTTAAAGAAAAGGTAATTATATATGAAGGGCATGACTTATTACTAAGGGATATAGCTGATATAGTAGTAGCTGAAGCGGAAGTTAATAATCAATTACAACAATTCAAATTAGGGTTATTAGATACAAAGAATAAAGGTACTCAGAAGCTGTTTTCCATTGATATAATCCAAAGAATCTTAGAGAATTTCCCAGATTTAAATCTTGATTTAATTGGAAAAGATGAGATAAACATAGAAATTATTACACAGAACTACTCAAACAGATGCTTAGTTATTGTTTTTACCTTGGTGCTTGCTTTTAGTCTAATTTTGATAGTAACTACACCTTTTCAACGGTATATTTATTATACAGGACTTGCCTTAGGTCTAATTATATTTTTTTATAGCATTGGGAAAGATATAAAAAGAGCAGAGTATGACATAATTGCTAGTGAAGAATTTGAAAGTTGCTACCAGTTAGAAGAACGATCTGCTCAAAAAGACAAATAG
- the spoVAC gene encoding stage V sporulation protein AC has product MSSKKQNQIKQQKKQQEYKTMIQKKQPKPPVLKNCFNAFWVGGSICLAGQFLQTFYANALGMDIKEASNPTVATVIFIGGLLTGLGIFDNIGKFAGAGTAVPVTGFANSMVSAAMEFKREGLVLGIGSKMFILAGSVIVFGVVTAFVVGLISAII; this is encoded by the coding sequence ATGTCTAGTAAGAAACAAAATCAAATAAAACAGCAGAAGAAACAACAAGAATACAAGACTATGATTCAAAAAAAACAACCTAAACCCCCAGTGTTAAAAAACTGTTTTAATGCATTTTGGGTAGGTGGAAGTATATGTTTAGCTGGGCAGTTTCTTCAAACCTTTTATGCTAACGCCCTAGGTATGGATATCAAAGAAGCATCAAATCCCACAGTAGCCACTGTTATATTTATTGGAGGCCTATTAACAGGGTTAGGGATATTTGATAACATAGGGAAGTTTGCTGGGGCTGGCACTGCAGTACCAGTCACAGGGTTTGCTAACTCCATGGTTAGTGCAGCAATGGAATTTAAACGGGAAGGATTGGTGTTGGGTATAGGAAGTAAAATGTTTATATTAGCGGGCTCTGTTATAGTCTTCGGTGTTGTTACAGCTTTTGTAGTTGGTTTAATTTCTGCAATTATTTAG